One Amorphoplanes digitatis genomic window carries:
- a CDS encoding phosphotransferase family protein: protein MKRLGAGVDNVAYLIDDLVVRFRRTDPGAVSREARVLRAVAAVSPIAVPVPEFVDPVGGCLAYRMLPGVPLLSVAGWDAGELGRGLGRLLAALHALPASPLALHPLPASPLAGSPMAAESSSEAESLWETDDSVPQEWLDEALSLWPEVVAEVPAAWHGAVRAFLADPAPDPAPSPAFSHQDLGAEHVLVDPGTWEITGIIDWSDAAVGDPAQDLGLILRDLGPVAFAAAVEQIAPELRDPGIAERALFYARCGLIADLAYGIATDQPVYREKSIAGLARLFAPT, encoded by the coding sequence ATGAAACGGCTGGGTGCGGGCGTGGACAACGTCGCGTACCTGATCGACGACCTGGTGGTGCGGTTCCGGCGCACCGACCCGGGTGCGGTCTCGCGGGAGGCCCGGGTGCTGCGGGCGGTCGCGGCGGTGTCGCCGATCGCGGTGCCCGTGCCGGAGTTCGTCGACCCGGTGGGTGGGTGTCTCGCCTACCGGATGCTGCCGGGGGTGCCGTTGCTCTCGGTCGCAGGCTGGGACGCGGGCGAGCTGGGCCGAGGACTTGGCCGCCTACTCGCGGCGTTGCACGCCCTGCCGGCCTCACCCCTGGCGTTGCACCCCCTGCCGGCCTCACCCCTGGCCGGGTCGCCCATGGCGGCGGAGTCCTCTTCGGAGGCGGAGTCTCTCTGGGAGACGGACGACTCCGTGCCCCAGGAGTGGCTGGACGAGGCGCTTTCGCTGTGGCCCGAGGTGGTGGCGGAGGTGCCGGCGGCCTGGCACGGCGCGGTGCGGGCGTTCCTGGCCGACCCGGCGCCGGACCCGGCGCCGTCGCCGGCCTTTTCGCACCAGGATCTCGGCGCCGAGCACGTTCTGGTCGATCCGGGCACGTGGGAGATCACCGGGATCATCGACTGGTCGGATGCGGCGGTGGGCGACCCCGCCCAGGACCTCGGGCTGATCCTGCGCGATCTCGGACCGGTGGCGTTCGCGGCGGCGGTGGAGCAGATCGCGCCGGAACTGCGTGACCCGGGAATCGCCGAGCGGGCGCTCTTCTATGCGCGATGCGGGCTCATCGCCGACCTCGCGTACGGCATCGCCACGGACCAGCCGGTCTATCGGGAGAAGTCGATCGCGGGCCTGGCCCGGCTCTTCGCGCCGACTTAA
- a CDS encoding nitroreductase family protein — MPTPRWADVGIYLQTVMLLLRAEGLHSCAQEVWAEYHRSVAEVISPPPERMLFCGMSIGFADPAVAHPRIRRAPLSETVTFLD; from the coding sequence ATGCCGACGCCGCGCTGGGCCGACGTCGGAATCTACCTGCAGACGGTGATGCTGCTACTGCGGGCCGAAGGTCTGCACAGCTGCGCACAGGAGGTGTGGGCGGAGTATCACCGCAGCGTCGCTGAGGTGATCTCCCCGCCGCCGGAACGAATGCTGTTCTGCGGCATGTCGATCGGCTTCGCCGATCCGGCGGTCGCGCATCCGCGGATCCGCCGCGCCCCGCTGTCGGAGACCGTGACATTCCTGGACTGA
- a CDS encoding DUF5682 family protein: MPEQFYGIRHHGPGSARAVVQELNRQRPAMVLIEGPPEADDLVRWAADTGLEPPVALLGYAADDPARAAFWPFAVFSPEWQAIRWAVEHRVPVRFFDLPYSYRLTDDRTQDTPPTAGPRPATPSPPPADTGPIDTHTPHPPTNTHPADLNTHPAADPAAPAQSGPGPAVTGDLGSAGPGELDVSEGGGGPGRVTPGPTEPGEDGGVTAPVRVRPVDPIGELAAAAGYDDPERWWEDVVEHRGLPAFEAIAEAMTAIRESSPEDPEDLVREAYMRTVLREVRRTHDNIAVVCGAWHVPALARKVAAKDDAALLKGRKKAKVAFTWVPWTYGRLAAQSGYGAGVRSPGWYHHLFTTTDDVVPRWLVDAAGVLRAEGVPTSSAHVIEATRLAEALAVVRGRPLAGLAEVTEAAEAVMCDGEPLRLELIDRRLVVGERLGGVPDDMPAVPLAKDLAAQQRTVRLKPEALERELELDLRRDIDLSRSRLLHRLRAIGVPWGEAETARRGTGTFREQWRLRWQPEFAVQLVEGSMWGTTVAVAATTKVIDAARKAATLADVTELVEVCLLADLAGAYPPVLAALDTRAALDSDIGHLMAAIPALARTLRYGDVRRTDLAGLSTVTASLLARVCAGLPAAAGSLSDEAAEQLRERVDGVHSAVALLDDDELRERWLTTLSSVSQRADLHGLLAGRLTRLLLDAGRLGIAEVLRRLRLPLTVGTPPAHGAAWVEGFLGGGGLLLVHDDTLLDLLDGWVADIPAEAFDDVLPLLRRTFGGFAAGERRAIGERIAGSGAGGRAAAEPLVLDHERAALALPTLSALLGREIR, from the coding sequence ATGCCTGAGCAGTTCTACGGCATCCGCCACCACGGACCCGGCTCGGCCCGCGCGGTCGTCCAGGAGCTGAATCGCCAGCGCCCCGCAATGGTGCTGATCGAGGGCCCGCCGGAGGCCGACGACCTGGTCCGCTGGGCGGCGGACACCGGCCTGGAACCGCCGGTGGCGCTGCTGGGCTACGCGGCGGACGACCCCGCCCGCGCGGCCTTCTGGCCGTTCGCGGTCTTCTCACCGGAGTGGCAGGCAATCCGCTGGGCGGTGGAGCACAGGGTGCCGGTCCGCTTCTTCGACCTCCCCTACTCCTACCGCCTCACCGACGACCGCACCCAGGACACCCCACCGACCGCCGGCCCGCGCCCCGCCACACCGTCGCCCCCACCCGCCGACACGGGCCCGATCGACACCCACACGCCGCACCCGCCCACCAACACACACCCAGCCGACCTGAACACGCACCCTGCCGCCGACCCCGCCGCACCTGCCCAGAGCGGCCCCGGTCCGGCCGTGACGGGCGACCTGGGCAGCGCGGGTCCGGGCGAGTTGGACGTCTCGGAGGGCGGCGGTGGGCCGGGGCGGGTGACTCCCGGGCCGACGGAACCCGGTGAGGACGGGGGTGTCACGGCGCCGGTGCGGGTGCGGCCGGTCGATCCGATCGGGGAGCTCGCCGCTGCCGCCGGATATGACGATCCCGAGCGCTGGTGGGAGGACGTCGTCGAGCACCGGGGGCTGCCCGCGTTCGAGGCCATCGCCGAGGCGATGACCGCCATCCGCGAGTCGTCGCCTGAGGACCCCGAGGACCTCGTCCGCGAGGCCTACATGCGCACGGTGCTGCGCGAGGTGCGCCGCACCCACGACAACATCGCGGTCGTGTGCGGCGCGTGGCACGTCCCCGCGCTGGCGCGCAAGGTCGCCGCCAAGGACGATGCCGCGCTGCTCAAGGGGCGGAAGAAGGCCAAGGTCGCCTTCACCTGGGTGCCGTGGACCTACGGGCGGCTGGCGGCACAGTCCGGCTACGGCGCGGGTGTGCGGTCGCCGGGCTGGTATCACCACCTGTTCACGACGACCGACGACGTCGTGCCGCGGTGGCTCGTCGACGCGGCCGGGGTGCTGCGCGCCGAGGGCGTGCCCACCTCGTCGGCGCACGTCATCGAGGCCACCCGGCTCGCCGAGGCGCTCGCGGTCGTGCGCGGGCGGCCACTCGCGGGGCTCGCCGAGGTGACCGAGGCGGCCGAGGCCGTCATGTGCGACGGCGAGCCGCTGCGCCTTGAGCTGATCGACCGGCGCCTCGTCGTCGGCGAGCGGCTCGGCGGCGTGCCCGACGACATGCCGGCCGTGCCGCTGGCCAAGGATCTCGCGGCGCAGCAGCGCACCGTGCGGCTCAAGCCGGAGGCGCTGGAACGCGAGCTCGAGTTGGACCTGCGCCGCGACATCGACCTGTCCCGCAGCCGGCTGCTGCACCGGCTGCGCGCCATCGGGGTGCCGTGGGGCGAGGCGGAGACGGCCCGGCGCGGCACCGGCACGTTCCGCGAGCAGTGGCGGCTGCGCTGGCAGCCGGAGTTCGCCGTTCAGCTGGTCGAGGGCAGCATGTGGGGCACGACCGTCGCCGTCGCGGCGACCACCAAGGTGATCGACGCCGCCCGCAAGGCGGCCACGCTCGCCGACGTGACCGAGCTGGTCGAGGTGTGCCTGCTGGCCGACCTGGCCGGCGCGTACCCGCCCGTGCTCGCCGCCCTCGACACCCGGGCCGCGCTCGACTCGGACATCGGCCACCTGATGGCGGCGATCCCCGCGCTGGCACGCACCCTGCGCTACGGCGACGTCCGCCGCACCGACCTCGCCGGCCTGTCCACCGTGACGGCGAGCCTGCTCGCCCGCGTCTGCGCCGGGCTGCCGGCCGCCGCCGGTTCGCTCTCCGACGAGGCCGCCGAGCAGCTGCGCGAGCGCGTCGACGGCGTGCATTCCGCCGTCGCCCTGCTGGACGACGACGAGCTGCGGGAGCGCTGGCTGACCACGCTGTCCTCCGTCTCGCAGCGCGCCGACCTGCACGGCCTGCTCGCCGGCCGGCTGACCCGCCTGCTGCTCGACGCCGGCCGCCTCGGCATCGCGGAGGTGCTGCGGCGGCTGCGGCTGCCGTTGACCGTCGGCACGCCGCCCGCGCACGGCGCCGCCTGGGTCGAGGGCTTCCTGGGCGGCGGCGGTCTGCTGCTCGTGCACGACGACACGCTGCTGGACCTGCTCGACGGCTGGGTCGCCGACATCCCGGCGGAGGCGTTCGACGACGTCCTGCCGTTGCTGCGCCGCACGTTCGGCGGGTTCGCCGCCGGCGAACGACGCGCGATCGGCGAACGCATCGCGGGCTCGGGCGCCGGCGGGCGGGCGGCCGCCGAGCCGCTGGTGCTGGACCACGAGAGGGCGGCCCTCGCCCTGCCGACGCTGAGCGCGCTGCTGGGCCGGGAGATCAGATGA
- a CDS encoding VWA domain-containing protein yields MTDDEDPARRERLRRWRLVLGGPAQESLGTAQGRDSAMDAALAALYDAGGDSEGAGTSRSAGLGGSAPKVARWLGDIREYFPSTVVQVMQADAIERLDLTRLLLEPEMLDAVEPDVHLVGTLLSLNAVMPERTKDAARQVVRKVVAELEQRISQHTRAAVSGALNRAARINRPRHADIDWDRTIRANLKHYQPEHRTVIPERLVGYGRRATAIQRDVVLCVDQSGSMAASVVFSGVFAAVLASMRSLRTSLVVFDTAVVDLTDQLSDPVEVLFGTQLGGGTDINRAIGYSRQLITRPRDSIFVLISDLYEGGVREQMLRRVAEMTAAGVQVVVLLALSDEGAPAYDHENAAALAALGVPAFACTPDAFPDLMAAAIERRDLMAFAARQQQ; encoded by the coding sequence ATGACGGACGATGAGGATCCGGCGCGGCGGGAGCGTCTGCGCCGGTGGCGGCTTGTGCTGGGTGGTCCGGCGCAGGAGTCCCTGGGCACGGCGCAGGGGCGCGATTCCGCGATGGACGCGGCGCTGGCCGCTCTCTACGACGCGGGTGGTGACAGCGAGGGGGCCGGCACGTCGCGGTCCGCCGGCCTCGGTGGGTCCGCGCCGAAGGTGGCGCGGTGGCTGGGCGACATCCGGGAGTACTTCCCCAGCACGGTCGTGCAGGTGATGCAGGCGGACGCGATCGAGCGCCTCGACCTGACCCGGCTGCTGCTGGAGCCGGAGATGCTGGACGCCGTCGAGCCGGACGTGCACCTGGTCGGGACGTTGCTCTCGCTGAACGCGGTGATGCCGGAGCGGACCAAGGACGCGGCACGGCAGGTGGTCCGCAAGGTCGTCGCCGAGCTGGAGCAACGCATCTCCCAGCACACCCGGGCGGCGGTGAGCGGCGCCCTGAACCGGGCGGCACGCATCAACCGGCCCCGGCACGCCGACATCGACTGGGACCGGACCATCCGCGCGAACCTGAAGCACTACCAGCCGGAACACCGCACGGTGATCCCGGAACGCCTGGTCGGCTACGGCCGCCGCGCCACCGCGATCCAGCGCGACGTGGTGCTCTGCGTCGACCAGTCCGGCTCGATGGCCGCGTCGGTGGTGTTCTCCGGGGTGTTCGCGGCGGTGCTGGCGTCGATGCGCTCGCTGCGCACGTCGCTCGTGGTCTTCGACACCGCGGTGGTCGACCTGACCGACCAGCTGAGCGACCCGGTCGAGGTCCTGTTCGGCACGCAGCTCGGCGGCGGGACGGACATCAACCGGGCGATCGGCTACAGCCGGCAACTGATCACGCGGCCGCGGGACAGCATCTTCGTGCTGATCAGCGACCTCTACGAGGGCGGCGTCCGCGAGCAGATGCTGCGCCGGGTCGCGGAGATGACGGCGGCCGGTGTCCAGGTGGTGGTGCTGCTGGCGCTCTCGGACGAGGGTGCGCCGGCCTACGACCACGAGAACGCGGCGGCGCTGGCGGCCCTGGGCGTGCCGGCCTTCGCGTGCACGCCGGACGCGTTCCCGGACCTGATGGCGGCGGCCATCGAACGCCGCGACCTGATGGCCTTCGCGGCCCGCCAACAGCAGTGA
- a CDS encoding ATP-binding protein codes for MTALRPHAEDQYAEELALLAATDDRPRPPGWRLSPHAVVTYLLGDGAKITPKYVGPRRLMEVAVSTLVTDRALLLLGVPGTAKTWVSEHLAAAISGDSTLLVQGTAGTAEEAIRYGWNYARLLADGPSEAALVPSPIMRAMRTGAIARMEELTRVPSDVQDALITVLSEKTLPVPELNTEVQAQRGFNLIATANDRDRGVNELSSALRRRFNTVVLPVPASADDEVEIVSRRVAQLGKSLDLPEVPAALDEIRRVVTIFRELRTGLTEDGRTKLKSPTGTLSPAEAISVITNGMALAAHFGDGTLHPSDVAAGIVGAVVKDPASDGVVWREYLETVVRERTDWRDFYRAARDA; via the coding sequence GTGACCGCACTGCGACCGCACGCCGAGGATCAGTATGCCGAGGAGCTCGCGCTGCTCGCCGCGACCGACGACCGGCCGCGACCGCCGGGCTGGCGGCTGTCCCCGCACGCGGTGGTGACCTACCTCCTGGGCGACGGCGCCAAGATCACCCCGAAGTATGTCGGCCCTCGGCGGCTCATGGAGGTCGCGGTGTCCACGTTGGTCACCGACCGGGCGCTGCTCCTGCTCGGCGTGCCCGGCACGGCCAAGACCTGGGTCTCCGAGCACCTCGCGGCCGCGATCTCGGGCGACTCGACCCTGCTGGTGCAGGGCACCGCCGGCACGGCAGAGGAGGCGATCCGCTACGGGTGGAACTACGCCCGCCTGCTCGCGGACGGCCCGTCCGAGGCGGCCCTGGTGCCCAGCCCGATCATGCGCGCCATGCGGACCGGCGCGATCGCCCGGATGGAGGAGCTGACCCGCGTCCCGTCCGACGTGCAGGACGCGCTGATCACCGTGCTCTCGGAGAAGACCCTGCCGGTGCCGGAGCTCAACACGGAGGTGCAGGCCCAGCGCGGCTTCAACCTGATCGCCACCGCCAACGACCGCGACCGCGGCGTCAACGAGCTCTCCAGCGCGCTGCGCCGCCGGTTCAACACGGTGGTCCTCCCGGTCCCGGCCTCGGCCGACGACGAGGTGGAGATCGTGTCCCGCCGGGTGGCCCAGCTCGGCAAGTCGCTCGACCTGCCCGAGGTGCCGGCCGCCCTCGACGAGATCCGCCGGGTGGTGACCATCTTCCGCGAGCTGCGCACCGGCCTGACCGAGGACGGCCGCACCAAGCTGAAGTCGCCGACCGGCACGCTCTCCCCCGCCGAGGCGATCTCGGTGATCACCAACGGCATGGCCCTTGCCGCACACTTCGGCGACGGCACCCTGCACCCGTCCGATGTGGCCGCCGGCATCGTCGGCGCCGTGGTCAAGGACCCGGCCTCGGACGGCGTGGTCTGGCGCGAATACCTCGAGACGGTCGTCCGCGAACGCACCGACTGGCGCGACTTCTACCGTGCCGCCCGCGATGCCTGA
- a CDS encoding 4'-phosphopantetheinyl transferase family protein translates to MLERLLPPDVRTASTTTDPPDAEIFPAEAALITNAVEKRRNEFTTVRHCARLALAELGVPPAPILPGVRGAPVWPAGIVGSMTHCVGYRGAAVARAGAVRGVGIDAEVDGPLPEGVLDLVSSEREREHLGQLARQWPAVQWERLLFSAKESVYKVWSPLTGEWLGFEGAAVTFDPEAETFTARLLVDGPFETLAGRFLVADGIVLTAITLGGPVR, encoded by the coding sequence ATGCTTGAGCGTCTCCTGCCGCCGGACGTGCGGACCGCGTCCACCACGACCGACCCGCCGGATGCCGAGATCTTCCCGGCGGAGGCCGCCCTCATCACCAACGCCGTCGAGAAGCGCAGGAACGAATTCACCACGGTCCGGCACTGCGCGCGGCTCGCCCTGGCCGAGCTCGGCGTGCCGCCCGCGCCGATCCTGCCCGGGGTACGCGGCGCGCCGGTCTGGCCGGCGGGGATCGTGGGCAGCATGACGCACTGCGTGGGCTACCGCGGCGCGGCGGTGGCGCGGGCGGGCGCGGTCCGGGGCGTCGGCATCGACGCGGAGGTGGACGGTCCGCTGCCGGAGGGCGTACTGGATCTCGTCTCGTCGGAGCGGGAGCGGGAGCACCTCGGGCAGCTGGCGCGGCAGTGGCCGGCGGTGCAGTGGGAGCGGCTGCTGTTCAGCGCGAAGGAGTCCGTCTACAAGGTGTGGTCGCCGCTGACCGGTGAATGGCTCGGCTTCGAGGGTGCGGCGGTGACGTTCGATCCGGAGGCGGAGACGTTCACGGCGCGGCTGCTTGTCGACGGGCCGTTCGAGACGCTGGCCGGGCGGTTCCTGGTGGCGGACGGGATCGTGCTGACGGCCATCACCCTCGGCGGTCCGGTGCGATGA
- a CDS encoding SWIM zinc finger family protein — MPVELWSTAQIDALAPDASSLKGARGVNQWLEAGLLDEVLWGLCKGSGQKPYQVCVDLAGPAYRCSCPSRKFPCKHALGLLLYWAGGGPVEAPAPAFAGEWQAARAARATAAPARGAGTVDPAAAEKRARQRADRVAAGMAELRRWLDDQVQQGLAGAEQAGRRPYEAMAARLVDAQAPAAASAVRRLGGVAGIGPHWADRLLGELALLRLLVAGHERLGALPPALAATVRSRIGFPVANQDVLATAEVRDLWQVLGQIDSEEGAITTRRTWLLGVGSGRFALLLSFAAPGQSPAAEVVPGTAIEAALCFYPGAAPLRALVKEQFGTPRPLTAPAPAAGLRAALAGWSSTLAAEPWRHDAPVLLADVVPGADGFLVDAAGESLPLAPGHREPWWLLAAAGGSPATVAGEWSPSGLRPLAAWVDGNYVPAPPPAPGGGGGRGPELPADLLAAALVGTARRPWTSPGLHVGDRVLSLAPAGAPAADLLEAAATALTYRRAGVTPSSGHAPVPSAPAETGPPLPAAAGARLRRLLTDGGAPGGAQQAQELLAQWLTAAARHGGFVPPESLPALLDAGRRNGAVRPAIGRVAGRRGDWLAAMRADWRWLRDEAPGAATPSDPQVWETGTGGERLAHLTRLRGTDPAAALALLESTWQTETPEDRTRFVDAIGTGLSLADDAFLDRALDDRRKGVREAALDLLRRLPGSSLGRRMTTRATAAVRLERRTLGRDRLVVGPPAELTTELRRDGVGAQPAHGTGVQAWLLEEVVAGTPLTIWTDAFGRSPAAVVDLARGHDWETPLLHGWAKAAIMQADSAWAAALVDNDTRGSATGLREAVRWDLHLLLPPADLARIAADFLRREDHLAHRLLAVHPGAWPDELAVAVVETIAHRVRADKHSWQLAELCRAAAMAMPPGYAAQVARLAEQLDQQPADPSRVRPVAELARILAFRHEMLRELRPPESEVEPGSRT, encoded by the coding sequence GTGCCCGTTGAACTATGGTCCACCGCACAGATCGACGCCCTGGCCCCCGACGCGAGTTCGCTGAAGGGTGCCCGCGGCGTCAATCAGTGGCTGGAGGCCGGCCTGCTCGATGAGGTCCTGTGGGGTCTCTGCAAGGGCAGCGGGCAGAAGCCGTACCAGGTCTGCGTCGACCTGGCCGGGCCGGCTTACCGATGCTCGTGCCCGAGCCGGAAGTTCCCCTGCAAGCACGCGCTCGGCCTGCTGCTCTACTGGGCCGGCGGCGGCCCGGTCGAGGCGCCAGCGCCCGCGTTCGCCGGCGAGTGGCAGGCGGCCCGCGCGGCCCGCGCGACGGCGGCGCCGGCCCGGGGCGCCGGGACGGTGGACCCGGCCGCCGCCGAGAAACGCGCCCGGCAGCGGGCGGACCGGGTCGCGGCCGGCATGGCCGAGCTGCGGCGGTGGCTCGACGACCAGGTGCAGCAGGGCCTGGCCGGCGCGGAGCAGGCGGGGCGCCGGCCCTACGAGGCGATGGCCGCCCGTCTCGTCGACGCGCAGGCGCCCGCCGCCGCCTCCGCGGTGCGCCGGCTGGGCGGGGTCGCGGGCATCGGGCCGCACTGGGCCGACCGGCTGCTCGGCGAGCTCGCGCTGCTCCGGCTGCTGGTCGCGGGTCATGAGCGGCTCGGCGCGCTGCCGCCGGCGCTGGCCGCCACGGTCCGGTCCCGGATCGGGTTCCCGGTGGCCAACCAGGACGTGCTCGCCACCGCCGAGGTCCGGGACCTGTGGCAGGTGCTGGGGCAGATCGACAGCGAGGAGGGCGCCATCACGACCCGGCGGACCTGGCTGCTCGGCGTCGGCAGTGGACGGTTCGCGCTGCTGCTGTCGTTCGCGGCGCCCGGGCAGTCGCCGGCGGCCGAGGTGGTGCCGGGCACGGCGATCGAGGCGGCGCTCTGCTTCTACCCCGGCGCCGCGCCGCTGCGGGCGCTGGTGAAGGAGCAGTTCGGCACGCCCCGGCCGCTGACCGCACCGGCACCGGCCGCCGGCCTGCGGGCGGCGCTGGCCGGCTGGTCGTCGACGCTGGCCGCCGAGCCCTGGCGTCACGACGCGCCGGTGCTGCTGGCGGACGTGGTGCCGGGCGCCGACGGGTTCCTCGTCGACGCCGCCGGGGAGTCCCTGCCGCTGGCGCCGGGGCACCGCGAGCCATGGTGGCTGCTGGCCGCCGCCGGCGGGTCGCCCGCGACCGTCGCGGGCGAGTGGTCGCCGTCGGGGCTGCGGCCGCTGGCCGCGTGGGTCGACGGCAACTATGTGCCGGCGCCACCGCCGGCGCCCGGCGGCGGGGGCGGGCGCGGGCCGGAGCTGCCGGCCGACCTGCTGGCGGCGGCCCTCGTCGGCACCGCCCGGCGGCCGTGGACATCACCGGGGTTGCACGTCGGCGACCGGGTCCTGAGCCTGGCACCGGCCGGTGCTCCGGCCGCCGATCTGTTGGAGGCGGCCGCGACCGCGCTGACCTATCGGCGGGCGGGCGTCACGCCGTCGTCCGGCCACGCGCCGGTCCCGTCCGCGCCCGCCGAGACCGGCCCGCCGCTGCCCGCCGCGGCCGGGGCCCGGCTTCGGCGGTTGCTGACCGACGGCGGCGCGCCCGGCGGCGCCCAGCAGGCGCAGGAGCTGCTCGCACAGTGGCTGACCGCGGCCGCCCGGCACGGCGGGTTCGTCCCGCCCGAGTCGCTGCCCGCGCTGCTCGACGCCGGCCGCCGCAACGGCGCCGTCCGGCCCGCGATCGGCCGCGTCGCCGGCCGGCGCGGCGACTGGCTCGCCGCGATGCGCGCCGACTGGCGCTGGCTGCGCGACGAGGCGCCCGGCGCCGCCACGCCGTCGGATCCGCAGGTGTGGGAGACCGGCACCGGCGGCGAACGCCTGGCCCACCTCACCCGGCTGCGCGGCACCGACCCGGCCGCCGCGCTCGCCCTGCTGGAGAGCACCTGGCAGACCGAGACGCCCGAGGACCGCACTCGGTTCGTCGACGCGATCGGCACCGGGCTGTCCCTCGCCGACGACGCCTTCCTCGACCGTGCACTCGACGACCGGCGCAAGGGTGTCCGCGAGGCCGCCCTCGACCTGCTGCGGCGGCTGCCGGGATCGTCGCTCGGCCGGCGGATGACCACCCGGGCGACGGCGGCGGTGCGCCTCGAGCGCCGCACACTCGGGCGCGACCGGCTCGTCGTCGGCCCGCCCGCTGAGCTGACGACCGAGCTGCGGCGCGACGGCGTCGGCGCACAGCCCGCGCACGGCACCGGGGTGCAGGCCTGGCTGCTCGAGGAGGTCGTCGCCGGCACGCCCCTGACCATCTGGACCGACGCATTCGGGCGCTCCCCGGCCGCGGTCGTCGACCTGGCCCGCGGGCACGACTGGGAGACGCCGCTGCTGCACGGCTGGGCCAAGGCGGCGATCATGCAGGCCGACTCCGCCTGGGCGGCCGCGCTCGTCGACAACGACACCCGGGGAAGCGCGACCGGGCTGCGCGAGGCCGTCCGATGGGACCTGCACCTGCTGCTGCCGCCGGCCGACCTGGCCCGCATCGCCGCCGACTTCCTGCGACGCGAGGACCATCTCGCGCACCGGCTGCTTGCCGTGCACCCGGGCGCCTGGCCGGACGAGCTCGCCGTCGCGGTGGTGGAGACCATCGCGCACCGGGTGCGTGCGGACAAGCACAGCTGGCAGCTCGCCGAGCTGTGCCGGGCCGCGGCGATGGCGATGCCGCCCGGCTACGCGGCGCAGGTCGCCCGGCTGGCCGAGCAGCTCGATCAGCAGCCGGCCGACCCGTCCCGGGTGCGGCCGGTCGCCGAGCTGGCCCGGATCCTCGCCTTCCGCCACGAGATGCTCCGGGAGCTGCGGCCGCCGGAATCCGAGGTGGAGCCCGGCTCGCGCACCTGA
- a CDS encoding nitroreductase family protein: protein MDVYRAVRTRQSIRGFTDQPVPREVLERVLAAAADAPSGSNMQPWNVYVVTGDPLARLKRTVADRVAAGGSGDSREFATYPSELRAPYVERMAALGGSSTAHTVSRARM, encoded by the coding sequence ATGGACGTCTATCGCGCGGTACGAACAAGGCAGTCGATTCGTGGATTCACCGATCAACCCGTCCCGCGCGAGGTTCTCGAACGGGTGCTGGCGGCGGCCGCCGATGCACCGTCGGGCAGCAACATGCAGCCATGGAATGTCTACGTCGTGACCGGTGACCCGCTGGCCAGGCTGAAAAGGACAGTGGCCGATCGGGTCGCGGCCGGCGGCTCCGGCGACAGTCGAGAGTTCGCGACCTACCCGTCCGAGTTGCGTGCGCCGTACGTCGAGCGCATGGCGGCACTGGGCGGGTCCTCTACGGCTCACACGGTGTCGCGCGCGAGGATGTAG
- a CDS encoding NAD-dependent epimerase/dehydratase family protein, with product MKVIIFGATGMVGQGALRESLLADDVEQVLTVVRRPAGVRHPKLRELVWADFADLGGIEDELRGYDACFYCLGVSSVGLSEAEYTRISYDFPVAAAHLLARLNPEMTFLYVSGAGTNPDGRAMWARVKGRTELEIIKTFPNGYAFRPAFIQPTQGATSKTGLYRALYTLTAPLLPLLGRVAPRYVTSTDRLGRAMLRAARTGFPTHVVENADLR from the coding sequence ATGAAGGTCATCATCTTCGGTGCGACCGGCATGGTCGGCCAGGGCGCCCTGCGTGAGAGCCTGCTCGCGGACGATGTCGAGCAGGTGCTCACCGTGGTGCGCCGGCCGGCCGGGGTGCGGCATCCCAAACTCCGGGAACTCGTCTGGGCGGACTTCGCCGACCTCGGCGGCATCGAGGACGAGCTGCGCGGCTACGACGCCTGCTTCTACTGCCTCGGCGTCTCGTCGGTCGGGCTCAGCGAGGCGGAGTACACCCGCATCTCGTACGACTTCCCGGTCGCGGCCGCGCACCTGCTCGCCCGGCTCAACCCCGAGATGACCTTTCTCTACGTGTCAGGCGCCGGCACGAATCCCGACGGCCGCGCCATGTGGGCCCGGGTCAAGGGCCGCACCGAGCTCGAGATCATCAAGACCTTCCCGAACGGGTACGCGTTCCGCCCGGCCTTCATCCAGCCGACGCAGGGCGCCACCTCGAAGACGGGCCTCTACCGGGCCCTGTACACGCTCACCGCTCCGCTGCTGCCGCTGCTCGGGCGCGTGGCGCCGAGGTACGTGACCAGCACCGACCGGCTCGGCCGGGCCATGCTGCGGGCGGCCCGCACCGGCTTCCCCACGCACGTCGTGGAGAACGCGGACCTGCGCTGA